TCGCCCGTGCTCTACGACGACCTGCGCATGCAGGTGGAATCCCTGGCCATCATCGAATACCTGGACGAGACCTATCCCGACGTGATGCTGCTGCCGGGCACGGCCCGCGACCGCGTGCGCGTGCGCTCCATCGCCCAGCTCATCATCAGCGACATCCACCCGCTGCTGAGCCCGCGCGTGCACAACCACCTGAAGAACGAACAGCAGGGCTTCGACTGCGCGGCCTGGTCCAACCACTGGGTGAAGCTCGGCTTCAGCGCCATCGAGGAACTGCTGGCCGACAACCCGGCCACCGGCCAGTTCTGCCTGGGCAACACGCCGACCATGGCCGACGCCTGCCTCGCGCCGCAGGTATGGCATGCACAGAAGACCGCGCTGGAGCTCGACGACTACCCGGCCGTGAAACGCGTGTACGAAAACTGCCTCAAGCTCGCCGCCTTCGAGAACGTGGCGCTGGAACTGCGCTGACATCCACGGCTCCTGTCGAACAGGCACCGGGGCCCGCATGGGCCCCGGCGTCGTTCAGGCCTTCACCCTCGCGCGCGGCAGCAGCAACCGGCGCAGAGTCCGCCATTCGTAACAGGCCAGCCCCGTGATGATGAGCGCCGTACCCGCCACCACGCCGGCGCGCAGCACCTCGCCGTTGAGCAGCACCCCGAGCCACAGCGCGAGCACCGGCGTCATCAGCGTGATCAGCGCGACCCGGCTCGCCTCGATGCTGCGCAGCAGGAAGAAGTACATGGTGAAGCCCACCACCGAGCCGAACAGCGCGAGGTAGAGTATCGAGCCCGTCGTGCGCAGGGGCAG
The window above is part of the Chromatiales bacterium genome. Proteins encoded here:
- a CDS encoding glutathione S-transferase N-terminal domain-containing protein, encoding MRLYYQRNCTASDAVRIALNLKGIRYDLVDIDDTDEDISSLPLIKDLRVSPVLYDDLRMQVESLAIIEYLDETYPDVMLLPGTARDRVRVRSIAQLIISDIHPLLSPRVHNHLKNEQQGFDCAAWSNHWVKLGFSAIEELLADNPATGQFCLGNTPTMADACLAPQVWHAQKTALELDDYPAVKRVYENCLKLAAFENVALELR